Within uncultured Roseibium sp., the genomic segment CGGTCCTCGACCCTGGAGGCGGTGGCGACCCTCTTGTGGAGCTGCGATAGCGATCCCTTCGCGGGAATGGTGCCGTCCCCACCGCCACCGGCGGACCCGGCGCTGGGACCAATTGACCGGTTGATGATGGCGGTCTCCGCCTGGCCGGCGCAGGACCGGGCCGCCTATACCCTGTCACCGGTTTTGCTGGCGGAAAAAGGCGCCGCCCTGCTGCGCTACGGCGTTGCAGCACTTCTGGCTACGAACCCGAGTGCCGATCCGGTCCATGAGCAATTTACGATGGCCTGGACTGTGGAGCCGTCCGTGGCGCCGGTCCTGCGGGCGGCCCTGGTGCTCGTCGCCGATCATGAGCTCAACACCAGCGCCTTTGCCGTTCGCTGTGCCGCCTCCACCCGTGCACCGCTCCATGCCACGCTTCTGTCCGGCCTCGGCGCCTTTTCCGGCCCGCGCCATGGTGCGGCCTCCGACCGGGTATCGGCCTGGCTTGAGGAAATCGATGAGGCTGAAGACATCGAGCGGGTGATTGCCGGACGGCTGGCGCGAGGCGAACCGCTGCCCGGCTTCGGCCACACGGTCTACACCGGCCCGGATCCGCGCGCGGAGTGCTTGCTGGCGATCCTGAAGGAACAGGCGGGCGGTGCGCCCTTCGTCGATCTGCTGCCGGCGATCATCGCAGCCGGCAACGACCTTTACGGCCTGAAGCCCAACATCGATTTCGCCCTGGCCGCGGCACAGAAGGCATTCGCGCTTCCCGAAGGGGCCGGAAAGCTTCTGTTCTGCGGCGGCCGCATTGTCGGCTGGATCGCCCATGCGCTGGAACAATACCGGATCCCCGAGCAGATCCGGCCCCGGGCCGCCTATGTCGGCGAGCGGCCCGCCTAGAGATTAATGCCTTCTTCCTCGATGTAGATGCGGACGATCTCGTCGAACGAGGCATCGGCCTCAAACCCCAGGCTCACCGCGCGGGCGGCATCGAACTGGCGCGGCCAGCCGGCAACGATCCGCTGCACGGCCTCGTCCGGTTCGCGCCGAATCAGTTTGACGCGTTCCTCGCCACCGATCCGGCGCAGGGCGTCGATTTCCTCGCCCACGGTGACCGGCAGGCCGGGCATGGTCAGGCTGCGGCGCGGGCCGATCTTTTCGCCGTCCATGTTGGCGGCATGGATCAGGAACCCGACCGAAGCACGCGGGCTCGCCATCCAGTGCAGCACGTCGTCGCCGACCGGGAGTTTCGCCTCCTGACCGTTCAGCGGTTCGCGGATGATGCCG encodes:
- a CDS encoding citrate synthase family protein; translation: MSTPIYLSAAEAATELGVRPQTLYAYVSRGLIRSIPGPGKQRRYDASDVRRLQGRKDGPGEGGTRPLSGDEVLETRLTLIADGGPFYRGHSATGLARSSTLEAVATLLWSCDSDPFAGMVPSPPPPADPALGPIDRLMMAVSAWPAQDRAAYTLSPVLLAEKGAALLRYGVAALLATNPSADPVHEQFTMAWTVEPSVAPVLRAALVLVADHELNTSAFAVRCAASTRAPLHATLLSGLGAFSGPRHGAASDRVSAWLEEIDEAEDIERVIAGRLARGEPLPGFGHTVYTGPDPRAECLLAILKEQAGGAPFVDLLPAIIAAGNDLYGLKPNIDFALAAAQKAFALPEGAGKLLFCGGRIVGWIAHALEQYRIPEQIRPRAAYVGERPA